A single Phoenix dactylifera cultivar Barhee BC4 chromosome 1, palm_55x_up_171113_PBpolish2nd_filt_p, whole genome shotgun sequence DNA region contains:
- the LOC103718521 gene encoding glucan endo-1,3-beta-glucosidase 10-like translates to MLCLLQRMGPLSVCSLLLLFFSVTPFFPSSEAGAVGVNYGRVANNLPPAAKVVQLLKDKGIEQVKLYDADSTVLRALAGTGIRAVVSLPNELLAAVASRPGFALAWVQRNVAAYHPATRIQAIAVGNEVFVDPSNLTAALVPAMQNVHAALARLRLDGDVKVSSPIALNALQNSYPSSAGSFRPDLAEPVMKPMLELLRQTGSYLMVNAYPFFAYEPNADVISLDYALFRPNPGVLDSGNGLKYYSLLDAQIDAVFAAMSALKYDDVKVVVSETGWPSKGDANETGAGAANAAAYNGNLVRRVLSGNAGTPRRPQADLDVYLFALFNENQKPGPTSERNYGLFYPDEGKVYDIAFTLRGGSGLKWQEDGGRAKGGSNGSSSSSSSSGTGRLSASPTGEKWCVANGVVGKERLQAALDYACGEGGADCRPIQPEADCYEPNTLEAHASYAFNSYFQKKGRVVGTCDFEGAAYVVSRPPKFGKCNLPAGP, encoded by the exons aTGCTCTGTTTGTTGCAGAGGATGGGGCCTCTCAGCGTTtgttccctcctcctcctcttcttctctgtcACCCCCTTCTTCCCCTCCTCCG AGGCCGGCGCCGTAGGAGTGAACTATGGACGGGTGGCGAATAACCTCCCGCCAGCGGCGAAGGTGGTGCAGCTCCTCAAGGACAAGGGCATCGAGCAGGTCAAGCTCTACGACGCCGACTCCACCGTCCTCCGCGCCCTCGCAGGTACCGGTATCAGGGCAGTAGTCTCACTCCCCAACGAGCTTTTGGCCGCCGTCGCCTCTCGCCCTGGCTTCGCACTTGCCTGGGTCCAGCGGAACGTGGCCGCCTACCATCCCGCCACCCGGATCCAGGCCATCGCCGTGGGGAATGAGGTCTTCGTCGACCCCAGCAACCTGACTGCCGCCCTCGTCCCAGCCATGCAGAATGTCCACGCCGCCCTCGCCCGCCTCCGCCTCGACGGCGACGTCAAGGTCTCGTCCCCCATAGCTCTGAATGCGCTCCAGAACTCCTATCCGTCCTCGGCCGGCTCATTCCGGCCCGACCTGGCCGAGCCGGTGATGAAGCCCATGCTGGAGCTCCTCCGCCAGACTGGCTCCTACCTCATGGTCAACGCCTACCCGTTCTTCGCCTACGAGCCCAACGCAGACGTCATATCCCTGGACTACGCCCTCTTCCGCCCCAACCCGGGTGTGCTCGACTCAGGGAACGGGCTCAAATACTACAGCCTGTTGGACGCCCAGATCGACGCCGTGTTCGCGGCCATGTCAGCCCTCAAGTACGACGACGTTAAAGTCGTGGTCTCCGAGACGGGGTGGCCGTCGAAGGGGGATGCGAACGAGACGGGGGCGGGGGCGGCGAACGCGGCGGCTTACAACGGCAACCTGGTGCGGCGTGTGCTGTCAGGGAACGCCGGGACCCCGCGGCGGCCGCAGGCGGACCTGGACGTCTACCTGTTCGCCCTCTTCAACGAGAACCAGAAGCCGGGGCCCACCTCGGAGAGGAACTACGGCCTCTTCTACCCGGACGAAGGGAAGGTGTACGACATCGCGTTCACTTTAAGAGGCGGTAGTGGGCTAAAGTGGCAAGAGGACGGCGGGAGAGCGAAGGGAGGAAGTAACGGCTCCtcctcgtcgtcgtcgtcgtcggggACTGGGAGATTATCGGCTAGCCCGACGGGGGAGAAGTGGTGCGTGGCGAACGGGGTGGTAGGAAAAGAGAGGTTGCAGGCGGCGCTGGACTACGCGTGCGGGGAGGGAGGGGCGGACTGCCGGCCGATCCAACCCGAGGCGGATTGCTACGAGCCCAACACGTTGGAGGCCCACGCCTCGTACGCCTTCAACTCCTACTTCCAGAAGAAAGGCCGAGTCGTCGGCACCTGCGACTTCGAGGGCGCCGCCTACGTCGTCTCCCGTCCCCCCA